The window CCGGCGACCGACACGCGTTCGGGCGGCTGCGGGCCGAGGGGGCCGTGGTCATCGAGCCCGGGCCACCCATGCGCGACCGCATCGCAGAGCTGCTGGAGCGGCGTGGGGGCGTGATCGACGGGCGGGACACTGCGCTGTTCGACCCCTCGCGGCTGCGCGTGGACTACCCGGGCCGCCGCCCCATGGTCTGCCCGCCCTGAGGGGCCACGCTTCCGGGCCTCAGCGCAGGGTGGGCAGCGGCACGCCCAGCTCGGTGCTCAGCTCTTCCAGGAGCTCGCGCATCACCTCGGCGCGGCGCGCGGCTTCATGCCGGCCCGCCTCGGTGCGCATGGTGGCCGCCAGGCCGAACAGCTTCGTGAAGAAGTGGTCGATGGAGTAGCGCCGGTCGTCGAGCGCCCGGTCCTCCGCCCACGGGTCACTGGCGTGGAAGTACTCGGCGCCCATGCGCGAGCCCGTGGAGATGGTGCGGAACACCCCGATGACGCCCAGCGCCTCGAGGCGGTCGGCGTCTTGCAGCGCCTCGCCTAGCAACGACGTGGGCGCCTCGGCGCGGCTGAAGCTGTGCGTGCGGATGGCCGCCCCCACCCGGCTCGCGGCCTCCTCGCTGAAGCCCAGCTCCAGCAGCCACTCGGTGGCCACGGCCTCGCTCTGCTCGCTGGCCAGCGCCCGGTCCGGGTGGTCTTTCGGCAGGTTCACCACGTCGTGCAGCAGCGCGGCCGCGATCATCTCGCGCGGGTCCACGTCCTCGCCGCCCAGCAGCAGCCCGGCCCGCGCCACCCGCAGCGCGTGCTCCACGTCGTGGCCCGGGTCCCCGGCGATGCGCGGGGTCACCCGCTCCAGCAGGGTGGCCAAGCACGAATCGCTCGCGATGCGCTCGAGCAGCTCGGCGCGCGTGGGGGAGGGGGGCATCGGCGCAACCTACGCGACGTGTCCGCCGCCGTCACCCAGCAGCTGCCCGATGGCCACCGTCCACACCTCGGGCTTGTCCCGCATGTGGCTGATGCGCCGCGCGCGCTTCTGGAAGATGGTGGGCGTGGGGTCCTTTTGCAGCCGCGTGATCTCCTCGCGCAGCTTCCGGCGGGCCTCGTGCACGCGCCACGCGATGGTGCCCTCGGTGGTCTCGAGCACCACGGCCGCCTCGCTGTAGTTCATGCCCTGGAGCGTGGTGAGCACCACGGTGGTGCGCAGCACGGGGCTCAGCCGGTCGAAGGCCGCCAGCAGCTGCCCATAGGCCTCCTGCAGCTCGAGGGTGCGAGCGGGGTCTCCCGCCGCATCCACCGCGATAGCGGCGGTGATACGCGGGTCGTCCAGCGGCGCCGTGGGCCGCCGGCCCCGGTCGCGCTTCACGTTGAGCGCGCGGTGCAGGGCGATGCGGTACAGCCACGTGAAGAACTGGCTGCGCCCCTCGAACTCGTGCAGCCGCGCGTAGGCCCGCAGGAAGGCGTCCTGGGTGATGTCGTCCGCGTCGGAGGGGCTGCCCGTGAGGTGCAGGGCCAGGGCATAGATGCGGGGCCGGTAGCGCAGGACCAGCGCCTCGAACGCGCGCCGGTCCCCCGCTTGGGCGGCGGCGACCAGCTCCGCGGCCTCTCGGCCTCGGGCTTCGGCGCCCACCTGGGGCTGCTCTTCGTCGCGGGACGTCATCTGCCTATCGGAACCATCAGGCTCGCCATCCTTGGGTGGAAGTGCGCACTATGCCGAGCTTGGTTGGCCGCTGCGACCCTACATCCGCTGAGTTTGGTTACATTCTCGCACCTGGGTCGGCCTCGGAGTATCCTCCCTGTAGGTGTCGGTCCGCCGACACCGGGCCCTTTCTGGGCGCTCCTTGATCGCCTCCCATCGATCTGTTAAGACCAATCTCCCCTGTTCCTCGGACGAAAGAACTGGTGAGGAGCCGTTCGGGTCGACCTCTGGCCGCCCTGACCCCACCCTCGCCACCAGACTTTCACTCCCAACGTTCTCTGTCCTCTAGGCGAGCGCCTCCGCTCGCAGGTTCGTCCCGATGCTATTCGACTGGCTCTACGGACTCTTCTCCAACGACCTCGCCATTGACCTCGGCACGGCTACCACCCTGATCTACGTCAAGGGGCGTGGCATCGTGAGCTGTGAGCCGTCCGTGGTCGCCGTCCAGCGCGACCCGCGCGGCGGCAAGAAGGTGCTCGAGGTCGGCAAGGCCGCGAAGGAAATGCTCGGCCGCACGCCCGGTTCCGTCGTGGCTGTCCGGCCGCTGCGTGATGGCGTCATCGCCGACTTCGAGATCACCGAGGCGATGCTCCGCTACTTCATCAACAAGGCGCACAACCGGAGCACCCTGGTTCGGCCCCGCATCATCATCTGTGTGCCCTTCGGCATCACCGAGGTGGAGAAGCGCGCCGTGAAGGAAGCCGCCGAGGGCGCCCGGGCCCGCGAGGTCTACCTCATCGAGGAGCCCATGGCGGCCGCCATCGGGGCTGGCCTGCCCATCACCGAGCCCAGCGGCAACATGGTCGTGGACATCGGCGGGGGCACCACCGAGGTGGCCGTCATCTCGCTGGCCGGCATCGTCTACTCGCAGTCCGTGCGGGTGGGCGGCGACAAGATGGACGACGCGATCATCGCGTACATGAAGCGCAAGTATAACCTCCTGATCGGCGAGCAGACGGCCGAGCGGGTGAAGTGCACCATCGGCAACGCCCACGCCGGCGACGAGACCCTGACCATGGAGGTCAAGGGGCGCGACTTGGTGGCCGGTGTGCCCAAGACGGTCATCGTGAACGGTGACGAGATCCGCGACGCCCTGAGCGAGCCCATCAACGCCATCGTCGAGGCGGTCATGACCGCGCTCGAGCGCACGCCCCCCGAGCTGTCGGCCGACATCGTGGACAAGGGCATCGTCCTCACGGGCGGCGGCGCGCTGCTGCGCAACCTGGACGTGCTGCTTCGCGAAGAGACGGGCCTCCCGGTCATGGTGGCAGACGACCCGATCAGCGCCGTGGTGCTCGGCTCGGGCAAGGTGCTGGACCACCCCCGCCTGCTCAAGGAAGTGACGATCCAATAGCCGCTGCCCGCGATCGCTCGCGCGATGGCGGAGCTCCTGACTGGGATCCGAAGGGCGCATGAACACACTTCGGCGGTTTCGAGATGCAGTGATCTCCGTGGCGCTGCTGATCCTCCCCTTCCTGGTCCTCCAGGCCAATCTGAAGGACCCGTCGAAGGTCAACGCGTTCGACAAGGTCATCGTGGAGCTCAGCGGCACGCTGCAGCAGGCTGGCGTGAGCGCGGCCGACGCGGTGGGCGCCGTCATTCAGGAGTACTTCTACCTGGTGGACGTGGGGCGCGAGAACGAGCGTCTGCGCCTCGACAACGCGCGCTATCGGGAAGAGAACCGCCAGCTGCGCCTGTTGGGTCACGAGAACGAGCGTCTGCGGCAGCTGCTGGAGCTGCGCACGCGTATCGGAGGTGACTCGGTGAGCGCGCAGGTGATCGGCAAAGACACGTCGGAGTACTTTCGGGTGGTGCGCCTGGTGGTGGACCGCGGCGAGCGTGACCGGGTGCGCGTGGGCATGCCGGTGGTCTCGTCCGAGGGGCTCGTGGGCCAGGTCTCGCGGCTGTTCGGTGACCGCGCGGACGTGCGCCTCACCGTGGACCAGCAGAGCGCCGTGGACATCATCATCCCGCGCACCGGGACGCGCGGCATGCTGCGGGGCACCGGCGAGCGCACGCGCTACGCCGCCCGCATCGAGTACCTGGAGCGCACCGACGAGATCCGCGTGGGCGACGACGTGTACACGAGCGGCCTCGGCCACCGCTTCCCGGCCAGCATCCTGGTGGGCCGCGTGACCGAGGTGAGGCG of the Sandaracinaceae bacterium genome contains:
- a CDS encoding HD domain-containing protein → MPPSPTRAELLERIASDSCLATLLERVTPRIAGDPGHDVEHALRVARAGLLLGGEDVDPREMIAAALLHDVVNLPKDHPDRALASEQSEAVATEWLLELGFSEEAASRVGAAIRTHSFSRAEAPTSLLGEALQDADRLEALGVIGVFRTISTGSRMGAEYFHASDPWAEDRALDDRRYSIDHFFTKLFGLAATMRTEAGRHEAARRAEVMRELLEELSTELGVPLPTLR
- a CDS encoding sigma-70 family RNA polymerase sigma factor, whose protein sequence is MTSRDEEQPQVGAEARGREAAELVAAAQAGDRRAFEALVLRYRPRIYALALHLTGSPSDADDITQDAFLRAYARLHEFEGRSQFFTWLYRIALHRALNVKRDRGRRPTAPLDDPRITAAIAVDAAGDPARTLELQEAYGQLLAAFDRLSPVLRTTVVLTTLQGMNYSEAAVVLETTEGTIAWRVHEARRKLREEITRLQKDPTPTIFQKRARRISHMRDKPEVWTVAIGQLLGDGGGHVA
- a CDS encoding rod shape-determining protein, which produces MLFDWLYGLFSNDLAIDLGTATTLIYVKGRGIVSCEPSVVAVQRDPRGGKKVLEVGKAAKEMLGRTPGSVVAVRPLRDGVIADFEITEAMLRYFINKAHNRSTLVRPRIIICVPFGITEVEKRAVKEAAEGARAREVYLIEEPMAAAIGAGLPITEPSGNMVVDIGGGTTEVAVISLAGIVYSQSVRVGGDKMDDAIIAYMKRKYNLLIGEQTAERVKCTIGNAHAGDETLTMEVKGRDLVAGVPKTVIVNGDEIRDALSEPINAIVEAVMTALERTPPELSADIVDKGIVLTGGGALLRNLDVLLREETGLPVMVADDPISAVVLGSGKVLDHPRLLKEVTIQ
- the mreC gene encoding rod shape-determining protein MreC, with the translated sequence MNTLRRFRDAVISVALLILPFLVLQANLKDPSKVNAFDKVIVELSGTLQQAGVSAADAVGAVIQEYFYLVDVGRENERLRLDNARYREENRQLRLLGHENERLRQLLELRTRIGGDSVSAQVIGKDTSEYFRVVRLVVDRGERDRVRVGMPVVSSEGLVGQVSRLFGDRADVRLTVDQQSAVDIIIPRTGTRGMLRGTGERTRYAARIEYLERTDEIRVGDDVYTSGLGHRFPASILVGRVTEVRRREFGLYQQAEVTPSVDFSALEEVLILTSGSREQTADERSADVPELDLEAPR